Below is a genomic region from Lutra lutra chromosome 18, mLutLut1.2, whole genome shotgun sequence.
taaatacatttcttaaagaatgtaaaaatgacaacaaaataagCATATTCCAAATCtaatagaatgaaaaattatgaaaagtaaGTGGTTAatacatagtttttctttttttttttttaatacatagttTTTCTAATAGTAACTTTTTTTGGATATGTTTCTTTTATTCGGTTAGATTTTCTatagaagaaaaccaaaaggacTGAGTGGTGCCCTGCAGGAAGTGGGAATAGAATTCTTAGGACTAGAACATTCTGGTTAGTATAAattgaaagtaattttattacgtaagttttcttatttctattgtCTTTCATATGAATCTTGTATTTTTGGTGATGTCATTAATAAGGAGTATCCTTTCAGGCTAAAGAAGTTCTGAGTCTATACAATTCAAAGATGTCTGACTTTCAAATTATACTACCATGACGTAGTATAAGATAAAGACTGCCATCTAGTGGCTTTCTGGTtgctaaaaagaatgagaattagCTAAATCAGATGGAGATTAAACAAATGCCCAAATTAGTGAATTAGTGAAAAAACTGAATAAGACCATTAGATTACTCACAAAGCATGGTCCCTACAGAATGTTGCTTGCATTTTTTTGAACTGCAACACATTTTTATCTCCTCTGTAAATGTGGGAGATCTTGTCTTTTGTTGGTAAGCTTGCCACAGCATTTGCTAGTCCAATTTATCATAATTAAAATTAGTAGATGATCATAAAACTAATAGTATGTTCCAATTTTAattatgatttcttatttttgctaTATTTCTTTACACTGTTACTATTAAAATCAGTGTTTGTTATCTATTTCCTCAGGGTTGGATGATTCTCAGAATACTGCCCTGCTTGCTTGGAAAATGATCAGGGATGGTTGCTTAATGAAAATTACAAGGTCCTTGAACAAGGTTAGTGTGTCTTGCCTCTTTATCCTGTCATCTCAAACTCCAGAAGTAATTGTAGGTTCATTGAAATATAGATATCATGTGTGGAATCCTTGATAAATCATTGaatgatgacatttttcttttttgtcaaatCATATAATGTGTACTAAAGAGATTATGAATGCATAGTTTCTAAAGCTTTTGGATTTGTCTGTGGAATCATAGGTTCCCACTAAGAAGAATTCCAGCGTTTTCACCTGAAATTTGAATACGAATCAAATTGAAGAATGGTCAGCCTGCAACAGTAGCATTCAGGGTCTGAGCATATATGATAGGGAGCCTAAAAATACAGTAAATTCTCATGAAAAAGTTCAAATGAGGTCATTTGGTGTAAATTCTCCTCTAAAGGTACAGCAAGATCAGTTCCAACTAAAAAGCAATGTAAAAGCAGGTCTTCATAATGCCAAAAGCTATTTATCTCTTTTCAATACCAAGTCCTCTACTTCTGTGGAGCAGTTGCCGTCTGCCAGCTTGAATACACCTATGCAGAAGCACATAAGAAATGAACACCTTGCATTTAGTACCAAATCTAAGTCTTCAGCAATTGGTTCAGAATTGGTACTTGTATCAACTACCATTTCATCTGTTAATCATGTTTCTGATATGGAAATGAGTTCTGCTCTTGATTGTTTATCTATGTTGGCTGATTGGGAGGATGTAGCTTTACTGCCAGCATCTCAGCCTGAGCAAAGTATAGATTATATACCTTCCATTAGTGACTCAAACTTAGATACTTCATTTAATTCTATAGAAAGATTAATGGTTTTAAAAGAAGGCACAGAAGAAACCCCTCAAAAATCTGGGACCTCTAAGTCTGTCGTATATAAGAGTCCACATATTACTATTTATCATGTGGAAGAAGCCAAAGATCCAGATTCAGATGTTTCTGACTTTAAATTACCTGAATGCAAATCAAGTAGCTTCAACAGTGTTAATGCCACTGTGTCTCATCCTTCAGTTTTGGGGAAATACCCCCACATTTTAGGTAGTACTAAAAGGAATCTATCCAGTCCTCTATCTTTCCCACCAGCAAAAAAACAGACCCTCACTCTTCATGAAGAAAAACCTACATCATCTGATGGCTCCCCAGTGAGAAATTGTTCCCGGAAGGTCCTCCCCTCTATCTTAGCTTCTACAGTTAACCTACAAGAACCTTGGAAAAGTGGGAAAATGACACCTCCTTTATGCAAGTGTGGCCGAAGATCTAAGAGAGTTGTTGTTTCTAATAATGGACCAAACCATGGAAAAGTCTTCTATTGTTGTCCAGTTGGGAAAtaccaagaaaacagaaagtgtTGTGGTTATTTCAAATGGGAACAAACACTTCAAAAGGAAAGAGCCAACAGCAGAGTTCTGTCTCATTCTCCAAGGGGAGTCACTTTTAGTTCCCCAGAAGTAAGCCATATATGtaacagaaatgtaaatttttctaaaaattaattgagACTCAGACCTTCAATGAGGAATTGATAAACTTTCTCTACATTTAAACtatgtttttactttaatttgaCTTTTTgtgtgataaagagaaaaaagtatatagGGCTACAAGTTATGGGGACTTAGCATATCTTGAGTTCTATAGACTATATTGGGGCtattatacaaacacacacatacatgcatacacacacactgtaaatagagaaaaaaatcaatttcacaGTCTTCTAATTTCATCAGTTACCTAACATGTGTCTTCTGTTCTTGTATGAATCCTGATTGTTCCTTGAAATTCCAAGTATCATGAGTATTCTGATAATAGTTgtacactgttttatttttatatattaacacTTGCCAAATTTATCATACTTTTTTGAAGAAccacaaattaaatattttatatactatatttgaTTAGATACAAGCAACAGTAGTATGATGTTCTTCTTTTAGTTAGACCCTGAAAtgaatttaaactatttttaagttaCTTGAATAAAAATGTGACTAATAAAATTCCCTAGCCTGTTTTCAGGTAGATACTTAGACTTTGAGAATTATGATTATCTTctaactgatatttttatttttctaaaaaaatttataataagttgtttagttttatttcaaaacttgAAGATTTGTTCTGATTTGTATATCAACGAGTCAGAAGAATGATTCAACCAACAGGTCAGAAATTTGATTCGGATActatatgctttaaaattttcttagcaATTGATGGCATTGTTTTCATATTGCCAAAATCATAAGAACATTGACACTAATGCAGaggaattttattctaaataaatattctatatcttttaTTTCAGAATTCAGCCTCTGATGTTATACCcacaagatattttattttacttttttaaaagatttttttaagtactctacacccaatgtggggctcaaaattagaaccctgatatcaagagttgcattcctgactgactgagccagccaggcgtcccaaccACAAGATATTTTAAATCAACAACTTATATTACCTCATTTGTCATCACCTCCCTATGCTCTTGTGGTTTGGACAGAATCTTTGTTTTATAGATACTGTGATAAATAATAGAACAGATTTAAATTGTTTCCCGTTCTTTCTTcctcagttcatttcttttgatcttcCCGCTGATAGTCTTTGGCAGCTCTTGAACAAATTCACCTGTTGGGATCAAGGGAAAAAATTAGCCCAGAAGTTTTCATCTTTAGACAAAGTAAGTTATATAGAAATTATTATCTCTAGGTGAAAGAATTAGGACACCCATTTGGGTCAGTTTTGGTAACAACCAGAAACAGAGATGGGTGTTATTGAGGAGATGTCGCTTAGTATTTAGAATTTACTACAAGTCCAGTAAGCCAAATGACCCAGCAAATTATGTCAAGAGTTTCATTTTAATCTCAAAGAGTCTGATTCTTATCCATGTCATTAGTTCAGTTTGGAATATTTGGTGTAGCATGTTTGAggagaatatttattaaaattaaaaaaaaaccagctgAAATTTGTCAGAATGCTAAGCAAATTGTCATCATAATTAGAATACCTACCTTTCTGGGATATTTGTAAGGTGCTGTAGTTTTTTTTACATGCTCCTGAATCTCCTTTTTTAGTTGTTCTTGATCATGTGACATGCAATCAGGGGCCAGAACAATAAAAGCTTTTACTACctgcaaaaaatatttgaaacatcaggaatgtatatttttatgtttctctaaCGGAATCTAAGGACTTGCTGGGGTGGGCCAGAAGGCTTCATAGTGTTTAATCTCAGTTCTGTGCTCTTAAGTCAGCCAGTTTGAGTCTCATAACTCTTATTCTGTAATACAAGAGAGTTTCTGGGACCTCTGCTTTGTTAATGATCTTAATGAATTAGAACTTTCTCATCTAACTACATCTTGAACTCTGCCGTCTGACCTGCTTCTGTTTCTGAGCTGTCTTTGCTCTTGACTTCTTACCTCATCTTTTATCTCCttcaaaaaaatttccttttagaaaaaaaaattttttccttttaggaactCAGCAATGCACTAAGCATAGCCTTTTGGGTAACATCTTAGCCTGGTCTAGCCTAGTTTCTAGGTCCCTCCCCTCATTGTGGCCCTTATAAAGAGTATTCATACTGAGTTTGCTCTATCCTTGTTGAAGGGAACAGTTCATTCAGGCTGTGCACTCTTCATTCCAGAGGTACTTAGGTTGATAATAAGGCTGTGAAAGTTCCAACAGACACTTTGCTATTACTCTGACCAATTTACCTGACCTTGAGGAACAAGAGTAGAAAATGGTGGTGGTCTTGCTGTCTAATTGGCAGAAGACAGGGAGGACTTCATCACTTTATGCTCACAAATCCTGTTCTCAAAGTTCACTCTTCCTTGAAATGTTTTGGAAAATCCTGCCCTGCCCAGAGTGTTTAGACAATCTATCTATAATTTTATCATAcccattttttgatatttcataaaatgttttttgtgTTTATACTGGCTCTTCTGCtttatcaataaaaaaatttaaccttgCTAGAGGTGACTCATTCAGAGGCAGATTATTTTAAGAACTAATGTTTGTAAGTATTGGCTTAAATATTGATGACTTCTACACCTTGGATAACGTCCACTGTATCTttgtaaaaggtttttttttttttttaagatatatgtaCTTATTATAGAGAAAGCACACCCATGCACCCAGGAGttgtaggaggggcagagggagagaatctcaagcaaaccccACACTTAGGGCAGAGCTCAActtggagctcaatctcatgaccctgagatcatgacctgacctgaaatcaagagttagatgctcaactgtctaagccacccaggtgcccctataaaaatctttataaaccaTTACAGAAGATCATAAATTAATATGAAGTGCCCTAACATGATTAAGAGCATGAACT
It encodes:
- the LOC125090826 gene encoding LOW QUALITY PROTEIN: ERI1 exoribonuclease 2-like (The sequence of the model RefSeq protein was modified relative to this genomic sequence to represent the inferred CDS: substituted 2 bases at 2 genomic stop codons), which gives rise to MELTGIKQAQVDEGVPLRICLSQFSKWVQKIQQQKKIIFATGISDLPNSEVKLCAFVTWSDWDLGVCLECECKRKQLIKPMFLNSWIDFRVTYKIFYRRKPKGLSGALQEVGIEFLGLEHSGLDDSQNTALLAWKMIRDGCLMKITRSLNKVPTKKNSSVFTXNLNTNQIEEWSACNSSIQGLSIYDREPKNTVNSHEKVQMRSFGVNSPLKVQQDQFQLKSNVKAGLHNAKSYLSLFNTKSSTSVEQLPSASLNTPMQKHIRNEHLAFSTKSKSSAIGSELVLVSTTISSVNHVSDMEMSSALDCLSMLADWEDVALLPASQPEQSIDYIPSISDSNLDTSFNSIERLMVLKEGTEETPQKSGTSKSVVYKSPHITIYHVEEAKDPDSDVSDFKLPECKSSSFNSVNATVSHPSVLGKYPHILGSTKRNLSSPLSFPPAKKQTLTLHEEKPTSSDGSPVRNCSRKVLPSILASTVNLQEPWKSGKMTPPLCKCGRRSKRVVVSNNGPNHGKVFYCCPVGKYQENRKCCGYFKWEQTLQKERANSRVLSHSPRGVTFSSPEVSHICNRNVNFSKNXLRLRPSMRN